GCCTTCGGCATCGAGCCGGGGGGGACCACGGCGGACGGGCTCTTCACGCTCCTCCCCTGCTGCTGCCTCGGCAACTGCGGCGAAGCGCCGACCCTCATGGTGGGCGACACCCTCCACGGCCGGGTGACGCCGGAGCGGGCAGCGGAGATCCTGGCGGCGGAGCGGCAGGCGCTTGCTTCCAAGGAGGGATGAGCAATGGTCAGGATTAAGCGGGTCTATGACGAACCGGCGGCCGAGGACGGGAAGCGCATCCTCGTTGACCGGCTCTGGCCCCGGGGGATTGCGAAGGAGAAGGCCCGCATCGACGAGTGGCTGAAGGAGATCGCCCCGAGCGATGAACTGAGAAAGTGGTTCGGCCACGACCCGGCAAAGTGGGAGGAGTTCCGGGAGCGGTACCGGCGGGAATTGGAGGCGAAGGCGGAGCTTCTGGGCGGGCTTCGGAAGCTGGCATCAGAGGGAACGGTGACGCTTCTATTTGCCGCAAAGGATGAAGAGCACAACAACGCGGTGGCGCTGAGGGAGATGCTCGATTAACCCCATGGAACAGGTCCTATTCCGACATAACCGCCCCGGCCGGTGCGTGACCTTTGCCGAGTACCGGGCCGAGGGTGGCTTCGCGGCCCTGGAGAAGGCCCTCTCCGGCATGTCCCCCAATGACGTCCAGCAGGCGGTGATCGACTCGAACCTGCGGGGGCGGGGCGGCGCCGGGTTCCCCACGGGGAAGAAATGGTCCTTCGTCCCCAGGGACATCCCCGGCCCCCGCCATCTCATCTGCAACTGCGACGAGATGGAGCCGGGGACCTACAAGGACCGGATTCTCCTGGAGGCGAACCCCTACTCGCTGGTGGAGGGGATAACCCTGGCCGCCTACGCCATCGGCGTGGCCCATGCCTTCATCTTCATCCGGCGAGGCTACGAGGAGGCGGCGGAGAACTGCCGCCGGGCCATAGCCGAGGCAAAAGCTGCGGGCTTCCTGGGCAATAACATCCTCGGCTCCGGCTTCTCCCTGGAGCTGGACGTCCACAAGTCCGCCGGGCGCTACATCTGCGGCGAGGAAACGGCCCTCATGAACGCCCTGGAGGGAAAACGGGCCAACCCTCGCTCCAAGCCCCCCTTCCCGGCGGTGAAGGGGCTATGGGGGCGCCCCACGGTGGTGAACAACGTGGAGACCCTGGCCAACATCCCGGCCATCATCACGGGGGGAGCCGCCTGGTTCAAGGGGCTGGCACGGATTCCCGAGGCCGCGGGGATGAAGCTCTTCTGCGTGAGCGGCCCGGTGCAAAACGCTGCCTGCTTCGAGCTCCCCCTGGGGATGACCCTCGGCGAGATCATCGACGGCCCCTGCGGCGGCATGCTGCCGGGGCGGGAGTTCAAGGCGTGCATCCCCGGCGGGGCGTCAACGCCATTCTTCACCAGGGCCCACTGGAATGTACCCATGGATTTCGACACCGTGGCCAAGGCCGGGTCGCGGCTCGGCACCGGCGGCATCGTGGTCCTCGACCAGAACACCTGCATGGTGGCGGCAACCCTGAACCTGGTCTCCTTCTATGCCCGGGAATCGTGCGGCTGGTGCACCCCCTGCCGGGAAGGGCTCCCCTTCGTGCGGGACGTCCTGACCCGAATCGAGGCGGGCGCGGGGCGGGAGGAGCATATCGGCATCCTCCGGGAGCACGTGCAGTATCTCAACTACGCCTTCTGCCCCCTGGCCCCCGGCGCCATGGGACCGGTGGAAGGGCTTCTGCGCCTCTTCGAGGATGAGGTCCGGGAACATATAGTCTTGGGGCGCTGCCCGATTGGGCGTTGATTTTTGCCACCGGAACCGCATGTTCCGGGGCGGGTTTTTACAATATGCCGAAACTTATTATCGACCACATAACGGTTGAAGTCCCCGCCGGCACCAGCGTCCTGGAGGCGGCCAAGACCGTGGGGATCTGGATCCCACACTTCTGCTACCACCCGGCACTGGGGAGCGTGGGGGCATGCCGGCTCTGCGCCGTGAAGCTGCTGGACGGGCCGGTGAAGGGGATCCAGATGTCGTGCATGCTCCCGGCCCAGGACGGCATGGTGGTTTCCACCACCGACCCCGATGCCCTGAAGATGCGAAGCCTCGTCATCGAGTGGCTCATGACCAACCACCCCCACGACTGCCCGGTCTGCGACGAGGGGGGCGAATGCCTCCTGCAGGACTACACTGTTGCCGGGGGCCACGGCATCCGCCGCTTCGAGGGGAAGAAGCGGACCCATGTGAACCAGGAGCTGGGGCCATACATCCAGCACGAGATGAACCGCTGCATCCAGTGCTACCGCTGCGTCCGCTTTTACCAGGAGTACGCCGGCGGCAGCGACTTCGGGGTCATGGGGAGCGCCCGGCGGGTCTACTACGGCCGGTTCCAGGAGGGGACGCTGGAATCCCCCTTCTCGGGAAACCTCGTGGACATCTGCCCCACCGGGGTCTTCACCGACAAGACCGCCCGGTTCCGGGCCCGCTACTGGGACTACGAAATGGCCCCCTCGGTCTGCCCCTGGTGCTCCCTTGGCTGCAACACCGTGCCGGCGGCCCGCTACCGGGAGCTCCTGAAGACAATGGCACGGGAGAACCCAGCCGTGAACGGCCACTTCATCTGCGACCGGGGGAGGTTCGGCAACGCCGCCGTGAACGACCCGGCCCGCCCCCGCGTGCCCCTGGTGGACGGGGAGGAGGTTTCGTGGGATGCCGCCCTCGACGCCCTCATGCTGCGGGTTACCGAGCTGGGGGATACGTACGGCCCCGGAAGCCTGGCAGTGGTCGGCTCGCCGCGGCTGGCGCTGGAGGGAAACATTCTCCTGGCGCGGCTGGCCGAAGCACTCGGCGCGGGGCACCTCTGCTACTTTGCCGGCAGGGAGGAGGGGGCGCGGGTTTCCGCAGCCGCCTCCCTGCTCTCCGGCAGCAACGCCGCCTCCATGGCGGATGTGCGGAATGCGGACTGCGTGGTCATCCTCGAAGCGGACCTCCGGGCCGAAGGGCCCATGATGCTCCTGGCGGTCCGGCAGGCCTGGCGCCATGGCGCTCCGGTCTTCCTGGTGGGGAACCATTCCCCCCTGGACCAGGCCCGGACCGTTTCAATGGAAGCCATCGAGCTCAGCTTTCTGGAAGAGGTTCCCCTGGCGATATTCGAGCGCCCCGTGGTCATCTGCGGCACCAGGAACAACACCCCCGCCGCCATCGAGCTCCTTGCCCGGGCCGAGGCCAAAATCGCCTGCCTCCTCCCCGGTCCCAACGCCTTCGGGGCGGGACTCCTGGCGCAGGAGCACGGCTCCGTCAGCTTGGAAGAGGCAGTGGCCTCCGGGGGCGTCAAAGGGATCATCGCCATAGAGGCCGACATCCCCGAAGATCTGCCGGCGCGGGTCCCCTTTCTCGTCGCCGCCGACTGGCTCCCCACGGAGACGGTCCGGCAGGCCGGGATCGTACTCCCCACCGCCGCCTGGGTGGAAGCGGACGGCACCTACGTCAATAACGAAGGGCGAGCCCAGCGCTTCCGCAAAGCCATGGCCTCCGGGTTCCCCATCCGTGGACTCCCGGCCCGCTACCACGCCTCCCCCGACAAGCCGGTCCCCTTCCATCCGCCGCGGGTGCACCGGAGCGCCCCGCCGGGCGGTGAACCCCGGCCAGCATGGCGGATCGTAGCGGAACTCACTAAGCGCTGTGGAGGGGATACGGTAGCCGAGCCCTTCGAGGGACGGTGGGAGGTGCTGCGGGGCCTTGATCCGGAAGGGAAAGGAGTGAGACTGCAACCCTGAAAAGGGAACCCTGAAAAGGGGACAAACCCTGAAAAGGGGACAACCCTGAAAAGGGGACAAACCCTGAAAAGGGGACAGGCTGCTTTATTGATGTCCAAAACCCTGAAAAGGGGACAAACCCTGAAAAGGGGACAGGCTGCTTTATTGATGTCCAAAAGGATTTACCACCATGCCAACCGTTTTGAGAATAGGCTCCTTCCGCTTCCATTTCTATTCCGACGAACGGAACGAGCCACCGCACATTCATGTTGAAACGCCCGAAGGGGAATGCAAGTTCTGGCTCGACCCAATCGTTCTTGCCCGCAACAAAGGGGTTCCGCCCTTAGTTGTGCGGGCAATAGAACGGCTGGTTTTTGAGCACCAAGTCTACCTTAAGGAGAAATACCATGAATACCACAACCCATAGCATCGAAATGCCTGAACCTGCCGCAATCCGGGTATGGGTCGAGAAGCGGACCGTCTTTCTGGAACTTACCGATGGACGTATCATTGGTTTTCCGGCAGACCGGTTCAAAATCCTTTCGCGGGCCACCGACGAACAGCTCCAGGATGTCACCCTACGGCTTAACGGGCATGCACTGCGTTGGGAAGAACTGGACGAGGACATAACGGTGCCAGGCATCGTGGCCGGCAACTTTCAGCTTCCGTACATGAAAGAGGCTTCGTAGGAAGAAAGCACTGAATGTCACCCATCGCCCTCGACATAGCCATCCACCTGGCAAAGATCGCCCTGATCTTCTTCGTGGTGCTGACGCTGGCGGCGTACCTGGTCTTTGCCGAGCGGAAGGTGCTGGCCTGGATCCAGGACCGCAAGGGGCCGAACCGGGTGGGGCCCTTCGGGCTGCTGCAGCCGTTGGCGGATCTCATCAAGCTCCTGACCAAGGAGGACTTCCGCCCGGCCGGGGCCGACAAGTGGCTCTTCTATCTGGCGCCGGCCATGGCGGCGATCCCCGCCATCCTCACCTTTGCGGTGATTCCTTTCGGGGCGCCGGTGACCCTATTCGGCCGGGAGATTCCGCTCCAGGTGGCGGACCTGAACGTGGGGCTCCTTTTCTTCATGGCGCTTTCGTCCATCGCGGTGTACGGGGTGGCCCTGGGGGGGTGGGCGTCCAACTCCAAGTACGCGCTCCTGGGCTCCATCCGGGGGCTGGCCCAGCTCATCTCCTACGAGCTATCCATGGGGCTGGCGCTGGTGCCCACGGTGATGCTGGCGGGGTCGCTCCGGCTGTCGGACATCGTGGCGGCCCAGGAAGGGATCTGGTTCATCGTCTATCAGCCCGTGGCGTTCGTGATCTTTCTCATCAGCATCGCGGCGGAATGCAAGCGGATCCCCTTCGACATCCCCGAAGCGGAGGGGGAGCTGGTGGCCGGGTTCCACACCGAGTACTCGGGGATGCGCTTCGGCCTCTTCTTCGTGGGGGAGTATATCAACATCATCGTCCTGGGGGGGCTGGCGACGACGTTTTTCCTGGGGGGATGGCAGGGGCCGGTGCTCCCGCCGTTCGTCTGGTTCTCGGTGAAGACACTCGCCTTCGCCTTCTTCTTCATATGGATGAGGGGGACCCTGCCGCGGCTTCGCTATGACCAGCTCATGCACCTGGGGTGGAAGGTGCTGACGCCGCTGGCCCTGGTCAACATTCTCGCCACCGGATGGATACTGATGCTTCTGTAACCCGGTTTTGAACATCTTCACAAGAAAGGGGGGAATGGGAAGTCTACACCACGCATAACCGCATCACGGTCTTGAAACACGCACACTACTGGTCATTGTCACGGAGAAGTCAACTCTCACGCAAAACAGCAAAGGAGGACGTGTCATGGTTGAGAACGTGAATACGAAGGATAAGCATGGTCATACACCTCTCATCGAGGCGGCAAAAACGGGGAACGCGGATACGATCAAGGAACTCCTGACCCACGGCGCCGACATGGAGGCCAAGAGCGAAAAGGGAAAGACCGCCCTGCACTACGCGGCGGCCAACGGCCAGGTGGCGGCCATCAAGGTCTTGCTGGAGGCGGGCGCTGAAGTGGACCCCCGGGACCAGGAATGGCATACCCCCCTTATGCTGGCGGCAAATTACGGATGCAACGAGTGCGTGGAAACCCTCCTGACGGCCGGCGCTGACCCCCTGGCCAAGATGAAGCTCGGCAATACTGCCCTGACCTATGCGGAAGCGAACGGACACCCCGACACCCTGGATCTCATAAAAAAAGCCCAACGGGCCAAGGCGGGCACCGCCTGACCCGGTAACAGCCGCGGGGCGAGGCTCTCCCTCGCCCCCGCCAAGGCAACTATGGCCATTTTCGCCGATTTCAAAGCTATCGCCACGGGGCTCTTCGTCACCTGGAAGCACATCTTCCGGAAGGCGGCTACCATCGAGTACCCGGAGATAAAGCGAACCCCGGCCCCCCGCTACCGGGCGCGGATCGTGCTTACCCGCGACCCGGAAGGCGGCGAGCGCTGCGTGGCCTGCTACCTCTGCTCCGCCGCCTGCCCCGTTGACTGCATCTCCATGGAAGCGGCGGAGGACGGAAACGGGCGCCGCCATGCCCGCTGGTTCCGGATCAACTTCTCCCGCTGCATCTTCTGCGGCCTCTGCGCCGAGGCCTGCCCCACCCTTGCCATCCAGATGACCCCCGACTACGAGATCTGCGAACGGGACATCATGGAACTGGTCTACGAGAAGGAAGACCTCCTCACGGACGGCTGCGGCAAGGATCCGGCCTACAACTTCTACCGCCACGCCGGCATCGGCATCGCCCAGCCACGGGGAACGGGAGAACGGGAGGAGGAACCGGTGGACGTTCGGGGGCTGATGCCCTGACGCGCTTAAAGCAAAGCACTAACCACGGAGGACACTGAGGATCACAGAGGAAACCCGGCAACATACTCACAGGTTTTAGAACAACAAGAACGGGTTCGGGTTTCGTCTTTCTCCGTGCCCCTCTGAGTCCTCTGTGGTTTACGCTTTTAGTCTATTATGGAACAGGCTCTCTTCTACATACTGGCCGCCGTTACCATCATCGCCACGGCTCTGGCCATCACCGAAAAGCACGCGGTGCACGCCATCGTCTACCTCGTCACCTCGTTCTTCGCCCTGGCGGTGATCTTCTTCCTGCTGGGCGCGCCGGTGGTGGCGGTGTTCGAGGTGATCATCTACGCCGGCGCCATCATGGTCCTCTTCCTTTTCGTGATCATGATGCTCGATCTGGGGCATCCGGAGCGGGCCCGGCTTCCCGGCGGCCGCGACTGGTGGCCGGCCCTCGTGCTCGGCATCGTGACCGTGGCGGCGGGGCTTACCCTCGTCGCCTCCCGCGCCCCGGCGGTGACGGCAACGGGGAAGGCCGTCGGCGTCAAGGAGTTCGCCCTGGCCCTCTTCGGGAAATACGGCGTAGCGGTGGAGGTGGTCTCCATGCAGCTTCTCTTCGCCCTGGTGGGGGCACTCTACCTGGCCAAAAGGAGGGAGCGGTGATCGTACCCTTCGAGCATATCCTGATACTCGCCGGCATCCTCTTTGCCCTGGGGCTCGTCTGCGTCCTGGTCTGGCGCATGAACCTCATCATGCTCCTCATCGGCATCGAGATCATGCTCAACGCCGCCATGCTCGCCTTCGTGGGGGGAGCGGCCCGTTGGGGGATGGCCGACGGCCAGGTCTTCTCCCTCATCATCATGGCCATGACCTCCGCCGAGGTGGCCCTGGCCCTTGCCATGGTGGTCTACCTCCACCGGCGCAAGAAAACGGTGGATGCGGATGAGTTCCGGGAGTTGAAAGGATGAAGCTCTACCTCTCTCTCATACTCCTGCTGCCGCTTCTGGGAGGCACCGTCAACGCCCTGGCGGGACGCAAGCTGCCGCGCCGGGCGTGCGAGGTGCTGGCCTGCGCCGCGGTCTGGGGGGCCTTCGTCTGTGCGGCCCTGGCCTTTGTCGCCTACAAGGCCCCGGTGACGGTGGAGCTGGCCACCTGGCTGGAGGATTTCGACTTCTCCGCCCCCATCGCCCTCTATCTCGATCCCCTCTCCCTGGTGATGACGGTGATGATCACCTTCGTCTGCGGACTCATCCACCTCTACGCCGTGGGATACATGGCGGAGGAAGGGAGCCCGGCCCGGTTCTTCGCCCTCCTGAACCTCTTCGTTTTCGCCATGCTGGTGCTGGTGCTGGCGGAAAACCTGCCGCTGCTGTACCTGGGTTGGGAGGGAGTCGGCTTCTGCTCCTACGCCCTCATCGGCTTCTGGTATGACGATCCCAAGAACGCCACCGCCGGCCGCAAGGCGTTCATCACCACCCGCATCGGCGACACCGCCTTCGGCATCGGCATCGTCTGGTGCTTCCAACTCTTCCAGACTGCATCCATCACCCAGATCAACCAGATGGGAGCCGTGGTCCCCGTGGGGGTCATCACCGCCCTGGGGCTCCTGTTTCTGGCCGGGGCCATGGGGAAATCGGCCCAGGTCCCCCTCATGGTCTGGCTACCCGACGCCATGGCCGGCCCCACTCCGGTCTCGGCCCTGATCCACGCCGCCACCATGGTCACCGCCGGGGTCTACCTCATGGCCCGGATGTCGCCCCTGTTCAGCGCCTCCGCCGTGGTCATGGCCGCCGTGGCCGTGACCGGCGCCGCCACCGCCTTCTACGGCGCCTCGTGCGCCCTGGTGCAGCGGGATTTCAAGCGGGTGCTGGCCTACTCCACCATCAGCCAGATCGGCTACATGATGCTCGGGGTCGGGGCCGGGGCCGTCACCGCCGCCACGTTCCATCTCCTGGAGCACGCCTTCTTCAAGGCGCTCCTCTTCCTGGGGGCCGGCTGCGTCATCGCCGCCCTCCACCACGAGCAGGACATCTTCCGGATGGGTGGCCTGCGCCGGCGGATGCCGGTCACCTTCTGGGCCTTCCTGGCCGGGGCCGCCTGCCTGGCGGGGCTCCCCCCCACCGGCGGCTTCTTCAGCAAGGACGCCATCCTGGCCGCGGTCTGGGCCAAGGGGGGACTCCTCTACGGCGGGCTCTTCGGTGTCGGCCTCGCGGCGGCGCTCCTCACCTCCTTCTACACATTCCGGATGGTCTATCTCGTCTTCGGCGGCGAGGGGGTGAAAGAGGTCCACCATACCCCCCGCATCATGGACACCATGCTCCTCCCCCTGGCGATCCTGGGGCTCCTGGGGGGCTTCATCCATCTGCCGGCATTCCTGGCCGACGGCTGGCTCGGCCGCTTCCTGGCCACGGCCCTCACCGAAGGGGCCGCCCACCTCTCCCACGGCGAGGAAATGGCCGTGGAGGCAATCGCCGCCCTTGTGGCCATCACCGGGCTCATAGCCGCCCACCTCCGCTACGGGGGGGTGCGGCGCGGGGCGCGGATCGAGGCTGCCGCCGCGGAACCCAAAGGGATCACCGCCTTCCTCCTGAACGGCTGGTACGCGGATGCCCTCTATCGGCTCATCTTCATCCGCCCCTACGAGGCCCTGGCCGGCTTCCTCTGGCGCCGGGTTGACGAAGGGGTCATCGACGACTCCCTCGACCGCCTGGCCGACGGCCTCGGCAGGACGGGCCAGGGGCTGGGCCGCTGGAGCTGCGGACGGGTCTCGGTCTACCTCCTCAGCTTCGCGGCGGGGCTGGCGCTGATTCTGGGTTGGCTGGCGTGGGGGTGGCTGGTTTAGGGATGAAATGACGAACCTTGACAATGAAAAATGGAATAGTATAGTGCGCCATATAATTAAAAATGGAGCACTACAATGAACCTTAACGAATCGCTCGTCTACTGGAACCCGTGGTGGAGCGGCGAGGGACAATGGCTGCGGGCCGTTGAGCGCGAGGCGGTGCCGCACCTGAGAACCCTTCTCGAAAGGAAGGAGATCCTCACCATCAGCGGCGTCAGGAGGAGCGGCAAGACCACCATCCTACACCTGCTGGCGAAATCGCTCCTGGACAAGGGGACCCCAGCTGGAAACATCCTCCATCTCAACCTGGAGGACCCGGCGTTCCGGGACCTCGGCGTCTTCGCCCTCTACGAAAAATATCTGGAGCTGATGAATCCCGAAGGGAAGGTCTACCTCTTCCTCGACGAAATCCAGGAAGCGGACGGCTGGCAGCGGGACCTCCGCAAGCTTTACGACGGCCCGCGGGACGTGAAGCTGGTCATCAGCGGCTCCAACTCGTCGCTCCTGAAGGGTGAGAACGCCACCCTCCTCACCGGCCGCACCCTTTTCTGCGAGGTCTATCCCTTCTCGTTCCGGGAGTTTGTCGCCCTCCGCGGCGGTCCTTCCTCGCCGGAACCGCACCTGCTCCTGAAGGAGAAAACGCGGCTCATGCACCTGTTCGGGGAATACCTCATCTATGGGGGTTTCCCCGAGGTGGTCACCGAACCGGACTCGAAGGTCAAGAGGCTCCTCCTGAAGGAATACTACAACGCCATCCTCACCCGGGATGTGCTGCGGCGGCATCCGGTACGCCAGACCGCCCGATACGAATCGGCCGCCCACTGGCTGATCAGCAACACCACCGGGCTGTTCAGCGCCAAGGGCCTTGCACCGGCGCTTTCCATAAACCCGACTACCCTGGAGGAATACCTGGGCTTTCTGGAGGACGTCTACCTCTTTTTTGCCCTGAAGCATTTCTCCTTTTCCGTCAAGAGGCAGCTCACCTATCCGCGCAAGGTCTACTGCGTGGACAACGGGTTCATCGAAGCCGCCTCCTTCAGGTTTTCGGACGACTGGGGAAAACTCCTGGAAAACCAGGTCCACGCGGAACTGAAGCGCCGGGGGCACGAGTGCTACTACTGGAAGGGGAAAAAGGAGTGCGATTTTGTGGTGCTGGATCGGGGCGCCGTCACCTCCGCCATCCAGGTCTGCCACTCCCTCGCCGATGAGGCCACGAAAAAGCGCGAGCTGGCCGGTGCCCTGGAGGCGATGAATGAATTCGGGCTCGACCGGGGGCTGATTCTCACCCGCGAGGAGTTCGACACGGTTAAGACAGACGGCAAAACCATCGAGGTGATGCCGGTCTGGTGGTGGCTGCTTGTGAGGTAGTAAGAATGAATGCCGGCTGGGGCAAGCTGGAGAAGTACTCCTCTGGGGTAGATTACCGGTTCACGCGCACATGCGCGTGAACCGGTCAATTATGAGTTAGGCAAGGACTAAAATGGGAGATGAATGGTTTTATAAAATTCAGAAAAGTGGAATATTTGCTCTGTTCCACATGACTCACATATCGAACCTCGAAGGTATATTTACTCATGGCATTTTAAGTAACCACGAAGCACATCACCGGCAATTAATCGCTTCCGACATCTCCGATCCTTCAGTTCAATGCTTGCGTGACAAACTTGATCCTCGTTATAACCGGCCGATTCATGCTTATGTGCCACTGTACTTAAATCCTCGGAATCCAATGCTGTATGTAAGGAAAGAGATGCAAGAAAAAATCTGCATCCTTGAAGTGAGTGTTTCCATACTTGAAGAAAACGAATATCTGTTTACCGACGGCAACGCAGCAGCTCATGACACTCAATTCTTTTGCAACCTTGATCAGTTACACCTATTGCCGTGGGATGTCTTGAAAAGCAAGTTTTGGAATGATTTCACTGACGGAAAAAGAAAGAGATGCGCGGAGTTTCTTATCTTTCCATCGATTTCGGCAGAGTATATTATGCGGATGCATTTCATAAACGACAGAGCATCATCACAAGTCCGCAGCTTTGGTCTTCCACGGAAAATTTCACCGACAATCTTCTTTTGAGGTCATTCATGGGTATTTCAGTTTATGAAGGGAATATATTCACAACAAAATGCCAAACTATCGTCAATACGGTAAATTGCGTTGGTGTTATGGGTGCAGGTATAGCTTTGGAATGTAAACTACGTTATCCCGAGATGTATGAAAAATACGTTTCACTATGCAATCAACAAATGATTAACATTGGTGCGCTTTGGCTCTACAAAAGTCCAGAGAGATGGATACTAAATTTCCCAACGAAAAAACATTGGAAAGATCCGAGTCGTGAAGAATATTTGCATAAAGGACTGCAAAAATTCTTGGTGACTTACGAAGAAAAAGGCATTGAAACCATTGCCTTTCCTCTATTGGGTGCGCAGCACGGAGGAATTGACAAAGAACGTTCGCAGGAAATCATGGAGTCGTATCTGAGGAAATGCTCGATTCCGGTGGAAATCTACCTTTACGATCCAATGGCACCTGACGACCTCTTCGATAGGTTCAAGACAACCATTTCGAGCATGACAATAGCAGAAATAAAAAACGCGACAGGTTTAAGAGCAAATTATGTGGAGCACGTCCTAGATGCATTGAATAATCCGTCAATACGCCAACTGAATTGCCTTGCAAGAGTTAAAGGGATT
The nucleotide sequence above comes from Geobacter benzoatilyticus. Encoded proteins:
- a CDS encoding macro domain-containing protein; translation: MGISVYEGNIFTTKCQTIVNTVNCVGVMGAGIALECKLRYPEMYEKYVSLCNQQMINIGALWLYKSPERWILNFPTKKHWKDPSREEYLHKGLQKFLVTYEEKGIETIAFPLLGAQHGGIDKERSQEIMESYLRKCSIPVEIYLYDPMAPDDLFDRFKTTISSMTIAEIKNATGLRANYVEHVLDALNNPSIRQLNCLARVKGIGEGTLQKLFAFAREQMQSSRRLVQQSLEL
- a CDS encoding ATP-binding protein encodes the protein MNLNESLVYWNPWWSGEGQWLRAVEREAVPHLRTLLERKEILTISGVRRSGKTTILHLLAKSLLDKGTPAGNILHLNLEDPAFRDLGVFALYEKYLELMNPEGKVYLFLDEIQEADGWQRDLRKLYDGPRDVKLVISGSNSSLLKGENATLLTGRTLFCEVYPFSFREFVALRGGPSSPEPHLLLKEKTRLMHLFGEYLIYGGFPEVVTEPDSKVKRLLLKEYYNAILTRDVLRRHPVRQTARYESAAHWLISNTTGLFSAKGLAPALSINPTTLEEYLGFLEDVYLFFALKHFSFSVKRQLTYPRKVYCVDNGFIEAASFRFSDDWGKLLENQVHAELKRRGHECYYWKGKKECDFVVLDRGAVTSAIQVCHSLADEATKKRELAGALEAMNEFGLDRGLILTREEFDTVKTDGKTIEVMPVWWWLLVR
- a CDS encoding DUF4433 domain-containing protein; this encodes MGDEWFYKIQKSGIFALFHMTHISNLEGIFTHGILSNHEAHHRQLIASDISDPSVQCLRDKLDPRYNRPIHAYVPLYLNPRNPMLYVRKEMQEKICILEVSVSILEENEYLFTDGNAAAHDTQFFCNLDQLHLLPWDVLKSKFWNDFTDGKRKRCAEFLIFPSISAEYIMRMHFINDRASSQVRSFGLPRKISPTIFF